A genomic stretch from Erigeron canadensis isolate Cc75 chromosome 9, C_canadensis_v1, whole genome shotgun sequence includes:
- the LOC122581250 gene encoding probable disease resistance protein At5g66900 isoform X2, translated as MGSQLKKSYDVFLSFRGEDTSRRKTFTDHLYAALSNTGFKTFYDQDLAVGTAINEESADEKESSSTSVFEKAIKESLVAIIVFTKIYAAGSSWCLDELTEIMKSKHSNSNSNGAVVFPIYDYDVSPQQVIGRYRQTHQKTKDDFWLNQLSSASSSKYQLQPGSEAVFIQTIVKDVVALSNPTTTPLNVPSYSVGIQSRLRDVDIWLKDASTDARLGVISGMGGIGKTALAQVAYNINLSHFDATSFLPNIRLSSQLDSARTQLLADIHKGGMDQDPLRPKRVLVVLDDLLLPDQLDALVPRPDLFPRGSKIIVTTRSEGLLDHLSHTCFRIKPLDFHESLRLFSLHAFSQDLPFHDHLELSQRLVQHCEGRPLALEVLGSTLFGKPLPLWETALKELEAIADGRTRKAFQAPDRTSSHTTTQSETLTTEKSLLFKKEALGKRKRLDDYDDVSTPTAEKTPRVFKRLLRGLFSWLKPATSSAKVPSEQGSSLLISTIRKQLGCESRNAGSRVPSLLDDASTAAAATDDHDDATSMYSSGSSDASSAMFDAVAAAGCGNSTSVAMPSNASEIQDLLLSESIFILSDIVLYVVRTTANFKAELAQLQHTLERIIPIVEDAIKGNQKLNRTEQQSKMFLNDIQDAQKLVCKCLKIRGNFIKKFTVSLKLKDVNDKLRRFFQVEVQADWMQDIKQILAEVSDVKQRLDALSSDVRKEIERYELSERGKLGWRVPVLPKSIVVFDEPLKNLKVKILSDIEDIDAVSPRNGNDASIYRSIVVVVAGGGCGKTTLVTMLCHDSEIRAKFGANIFFVTVSKAPNLMVIVNDLFNPNSFGQPVSFQSNEDAKYKLRNFMRVKVSTPMLLVLDDVWSDSFLDNFTFSNKGCKILVTSRTAFLKYDVFHLDPLSDADAKTLFYRSVLTESKKTPKATIDGNLVNQMVECCKKHPLTLLVVGGFLKGRDELWWRYVLKTMSLDMRVLDLNNKVHIYLELSYQNMDDELKECYLDFGLFPEDQRISARALQDMWVHLYNHDEEGCDTLKKLVGLSFRNLTSIGPRSESGAVVNYCDQQFVTQHDLLRELAIRLSSKAEVPVAERKRLIIHAHGEDLPVSIRQAKKPMQALVLSIFTGEWFSSKWWNMKAPFAKVMILNFMSPTYSLPPFLKEMPKLEVLHFKNNGSQPTVIVNLNHLSHLSNLKRIRFEHVTIPSIGTSFLSLVNLQQLSFIECKIGSAFENVSSNNLKFLPRLDKIEIDYCQDLVEYPGLMCSSVHLQKLSITNCKELCWVHEDLIKLTSLETLSLRSCKKLKELPESLTRLEKLSIIDISYCLRLSELPKQMGKLGGLRTIYMEGCTRIIKLPTSIQEISHRLVVVCNEEISYLWKDFYNVEIYLVENGRIKLLQGRGPVQAFVQNMEKIDPMKKNSLELLKGRRKAVQILVQNSKKMDPLNADSFKIC; from the exons ATGGGAAGCCAATTGAAGAAGAGTTATGATGTTTTCCTGAGTTTTCGAGGGGAAGACACTAGTCGCAGAAAAACATTTACAGATCACCTCTACGCCGCTTTGTCCAATACCGGATTCAAAACCTTCTACGACCAGGATCTGGCAGTTGGAACAGCCATCAACGAAGAATCAGCGGATGAAAaagaatcgtcatcaacatcagtatTTGAAAAAGCAATCAAAGAATCTCTAGTTGCTATTATTGTGTTCACCAAAATCTATGCAGCTGGCTCTTCGTGGTGTCTCGATGAGCTTACCGAGATTATGAAATCGAAACATTCTAATTCCAATTCAAACGGGGCGGTGGTTTTTCCAATCTATGATTATGATGTGAGTCCACAGCAGGTGATCGGTAGGTACCGTCAAACGCACCAGAAGACTAAGGACGACTTTTGGTTGAACCAGCTTTCTTCTGCGTCTTCTTCTAAGTACCAATTGCAACCTGG GTCTGAAGCTGTATTCATCCAGACAATCGTCAAAGATGTTGTCGCCTTATCCAACCCAACCACCACCCCCTTGAACGTCCCTTCCTACTCTGTAGGCATCCAATCTCGACTCCGAGATGTTGACATCTGGTTAAAAGATGCTTCTACTGATGCTAGGCTCGGAGTCATTTCTGGCATGGGAGGCATCGGCAAGACCGCTCTTGCCCAAGTTGCTTACAACATCAATCTCTCACATTTCGATGCTACCAGCTTTCTCCCAAATATAAGACTATCTTCTCAACTAGATTCTGCCCGAACCCAGCTCCTTGCAGACATCCACAAGGGCGGCATGGATCAGGATCCCCTACGCCCTAAAAGGGTCCTCGTTGTTCTTGACGATCTACTGCTGCCTGATCAGCTCGATGCCTTGGTGCCACGGCCCGACCTATTTCCCAGAGGAAGTAAGATCATCGTAACCACACGCTCCGAGGGACTGCTAGATCATCTCAGCCATACATGCTTCAGGATCAAACCCTTGGATTTTCACGAATCTCTTCGCCTCTTCTCTCTGCACGCCTTTTCACAAGATCTTCCTTTCCACGACCACTTGGAACTCTCACAAAGGCTTGTACAACATTGTGAAGGCCGCCCCTTAGCCCTCGAGGTCTTGGGCTCTACCCTGTTTGGCAAACCCTTGCCTTTGTGGGAAACCGCTTTAAAAGAGCTGGAAGCAATCGCGGATGGACGGACCCGCAAAGCATTTCAGGCTCCCGACCGCACCTCATCTCATACCACGACTCAGTCT GAAACCCTCACAACTGAAAAATCTCTACTCTTCAAGAAAGAAGCACTTGGAAAACGCAAGCGTCtggatgattatgatgatgtaTCAACGCCAACAGCCGAAAAAACGCCAAGAGTGTTCAAGCGTTTGTTGCGTGGCCTCTTCTCCTGGTTAAAGCCAGCTACTTCCTCGGCAAAAGTCCCCTCGGAGCAGGGCAG TTCTCTGTTGATTTCTACCATAAGAAAACAACTGGGATGTGAAAGCAGAAACGCGGGTTCGCGAGTTCCCAGCCTTCTTGATGATGCTTCcactgctgctgctgctactgATGATCATGATGACGCCACTTCAATGTATAGCAGTGGCAGTTCAGATGCTAGCTCGGCTATGTTTGatgctgttgctgctgctggATGTGGGAATTCTACTTCGGTGGCCATGCCAAGCAATGCTTCTGAAATTCAAG ACCTCCTACTTTCCGAGTCAATATTCATACTATCTGACATCGTACTCTATGTGGTACGAACAACTGCCAATTTTAAAGCTGAATTGGCGCAACTCCAACATACTTTAGAGAGAATAATTCCAATAGTTGAGGATGCCATAAAGGGGAATCAGAAACTGAATCGTACAGAGCAACAGTCGAAAATGTTCTTAAATGACATACAGGATGCTCAAAAACTTGTCTGCAAATGCTTAAAAATCAGGGGGAATTTCATCAAGAAGTTCACAGTTTCATTGAAGCTAAAAGATGTCAATGACAAGCTGAGACGTTTCTTTCAAGTCGAAGTTCAAGCAGATTGGATGCAGGACATCAAGCAGATACTTGCAGAAGTGAGTGATGTTAAGCAAAGACTAGATGCTTTGTCTTCTGATGTGAGGAAAGAAATAGAAAGATATGAATTAAGTGAAAGGGGAAAGTTGGGTTGGCGAGTTCCTGTCCTTCCTAAAAGCATCGTGGTATTTGATGAACCATTAAAAAATCTGAAGGTGAAGATTCTTTCTGACATTGAAGACATTGATGCTGTATCTCCTAGAAATGGTAATGATGCTTCCATCTATAGAtctattgttgttgttgtcgcTGGTGGTGGATGTGGTAAGACTACTTTAGTAACCATGTTATGCCATGATTCTGAAATTCGAG CGAAATTTGGGGCGAATATCTTCTTCGTGACAGTTTCAAAAGCACCCAACCTGATGGTAATTGTCAATGATCTTTTTAATCCAAATTCCTTCGGTCAACCAGTATCATTTCAAAGCAATGAAGATGCAAAGTATAAGTTGAGGAACTTTATGCGTGTGAAAGTCTCAACTCCGATGCTTCTAGTATTAGATGATGTGTGGTCTGATTCGTTTCTCGATAACTTTACATTTAGTAACAAAGGATGTAAAATTCTTGTAACATCAAGGACAGCCTTTTTGAAATATGACGTATTTCACCTTGACCCTTTAAGCGATGCAGATGCCAAGACTCTCTTCTACCGTTCGGTACTTACTGAAAGCAAGAAGACTCCAAAAGCTACTATTGATGGGAATCTTGTGAATCAG ATGGTGGAATGTTGTAAGAAACATCCACTCACCCTTTTAGTGGTTGGCGGTTTCTTAAAAGGGAGGGATGAGTTATGGTGGAGATATGTGCTAAAAACAATGTCTCTTGATATGAGGGTTCTAGATCTGAATAATAAAGTACATATCTATCTAGAATTAAGCTATCAGAACATGGATGATGAACTGAAGGAATGCTACTTGGACTTTGGGTTATTCCCAGAAGATCAACGGATTTCTGCTAGAGCACTCCAAGATATGTGGGTGCATCTATACAACCATGATGAAGAGGGATGTGATACCCTTAAAAAACTCGTTGGTCTTTCTTTCAGAAATCTTACCTCTATTGG TCCTAGGAGTGAATCGGGTGCAGTGGTCAACTATTGTGACCAGCAATTTGTTACACAACACGATCTGCTGAGAGAGCTTGCTATTCGTTTGAGTAGCAAAGCAGAAGTACCAGTTGCAGAGAGAAAAAGGTTGATTATACATGCACATGGAGAAGACCTGCCTGTATCTATTAGACAAGCTAAAAAGCCTATGCAAGCCCTCGTATTGTCAATCTTCACAG GAGAGTGGTTCTCTTCAAAATGGTGGAACATGAAGGCCCCATTTGCTAAAGTTatgattttgaatttcatgtcACCGACCTACTCCTTACCCCCCTTCTTGAAGGAAATGCCAAAATTGGaagttttacattttaaaaacaATGGTTCACAACCGACTGTCATTGTGAATTTAAACCATCTCAGCCATTTATCCAATCTAAAAAGAATTAGGTTTGAACATGTTACAATACCCTCCATAGGCACATCCTTTTTATCTTTGGTGAACTTGCAGCAATTATCATTCATAGAATGCAAAATAGGCAGTGCTTTTGAAAATGTCAGCAGCAACAACTTGAAATTCTTGCCGAGACTGGATAAAATCGAGATAGATTATTGCCAAGACCTAGTGGAATATCCAGGTTTAATGTGTAGCAGTGTCCATCTTCAGAAGTTGAGCATAACAAATTGCAAGGAGTTGTGTTGGGTTCACGAAGACTTAATCAAGTTGACTAGTTTGGAAACGCTGAGTCTTCGTTCTTGTAAGAAACTGAAAGAGTTGCCTGAATCATTAACAAGACTTGAAAAATTAAGCATCATAGATATTTCTTATTGTTTAAGGTTGAGTGAGTTGCCAAAACAGATGGGAAAGCTAGGTGGTCTACGTACTATTTATATGGAAGGTTGTACAAGAATTATTAAACTGCCAACATCTATACAAGAGATATCTCACAGACTTGTGGTTGTATGCAATGAAGAAATATCTTATCTGTGGAAGGATTTTTATAATGTGGAGATATATCTTGTGGAAAATGGCAGAATAAAACTGCTACAAGGCAGGGGTCCTGTTCAAGCATTCGTGCAGAATATGGAAAAGATAGATCCGatgaaaaaaaatagtttagaaTTGCTGAAGGGCAGGAGGAAGGCCGTACAAATATTGGTGCAGAACAGTAAGAAGATGGATCCCCTCAATGCAGATagcttcaaaatttgttag
- the LOC122581250 gene encoding probable disease resistance protein At5g66910 isoform X3 encodes MGSQLKKSYDVFLSFRGEDTSRRKTFTDHLYAALSNTGFKTFYDQDLAVGTAINEESADEKESSSTSVFEKAIKESLVAIIVFTKIYAAGSSWCLDELTEIMKSKHSNSNSNGAVVFPIYDYDVSPQQVIGRYRQTHQKTKDDFWLNQLSSASSSKYQLQPGSEAVFIQTIVKDVVALSNPTTTPLNVPSYSVGIQSRLRDVDIWLKDASTDARLGVISGMGGIGKTALAQVAYNINLSHFDATSFLPNIRLSSQLDSARTQLLADIHKGGMDQDPLRPKRVLVVLDDLLLPDQLDALVPRPDLFPRGSKIIVTTRSEGLLDHLSHTCFRIKPLDFHESLRLFSLHAFSQDLPFHDHLELSQRLVQHCEGRPLALEVLGSTLFGKPLPLWETALKELEAIADGRTRKAFQAPDRTSSHTTTQSETLTTEKSLLFKKEALGKRKRLDDYDDVSTPTAEKTPRVFKRLLRGLFSWLKPATSSAKVPSEQGSSSLLISTIRKQLGCESRNAGSRVPSLLDDASTAAAATDDHDDATSMYSSGSSDASSAMFDAVAAAGCGNSTSVAMPSNASEIQDLLLSESIFILSDIVLYVVRTTANFKAELAQLQHTLERIIPIVEDAIKGNQKLNRTEQQSKMFLNDIQDAQKLVCKCLKIRGNFIKKFTVSLKLKDVNDKLRRFFQVEVQADWMQDIKQILAEVSDVKQRLDALSSDVRKEIERYELSERGKLGWRVPVLPKSIVVFDEPLKNLKVKILSDIEDIDAVSPRNGNDASIYRSIVVVVAGGGCGKTTLVTMLCHDSEIRAKFGANIFFVTVSKAPNLMVIVNDLFNPNSFGQPVSFQSNEDAKYKLRNFMRVKVSTPMLLVLDDVCDADAKTLFYRSVLTESKKTPKATIDGNLVNQMVECCKKHPLTLLVVGGFLKGRDELWWRYVLKTMSLDMRVLDLNNKVHIYLELSYQNMDDELKECYLDFGLFPEDQRISARALQDMWVHLYNHDEEGCDTLKKLVGLSFRNLTSIGPRSESGAVVNYCDQQFVTQHDLLRELAIRLSSKAEVPVAERKRLIIHAHGEDLPVSIRQAKKPMQALVLSIFTGEWFSSKWWNMKAPFAKVMILNFMSPTYSLPPFLKEMPKLEVLHFKNNGSQPTVIVNLNHLSHLSNLKRIRFEHVTIPSIGTSFLSLVNLQQLSFIECKIGSAFENVSSNNLKFLPRLDKIEIDYCQDLVEYPGLMCSSVHLQKLSITNCKELCWVHEDLIKLTSLETLSLRSCKKLKELPESLTRLEKLSIIDISYCLRLSELPKQMGKLGGLRTIYMEGCTRIIKLPTSIQEISHRLVVVCNEEISYLWKDFYNVEIYLVENGRIKLLQGRGPVQAFVQNMEKIDPMKKNSLELLKGRRKAVQILVQNSKKMDPLNADSFKIC; translated from the exons ATGGGAAGCCAATTGAAGAAGAGTTATGATGTTTTCCTGAGTTTTCGAGGGGAAGACACTAGTCGCAGAAAAACATTTACAGATCACCTCTACGCCGCTTTGTCCAATACCGGATTCAAAACCTTCTACGACCAGGATCTGGCAGTTGGAACAGCCATCAACGAAGAATCAGCGGATGAAAaagaatcgtcatcaacatcagtatTTGAAAAAGCAATCAAAGAATCTCTAGTTGCTATTATTGTGTTCACCAAAATCTATGCAGCTGGCTCTTCGTGGTGTCTCGATGAGCTTACCGAGATTATGAAATCGAAACATTCTAATTCCAATTCAAACGGGGCGGTGGTTTTTCCAATCTATGATTATGATGTGAGTCCACAGCAGGTGATCGGTAGGTACCGTCAAACGCACCAGAAGACTAAGGACGACTTTTGGTTGAACCAGCTTTCTTCTGCGTCTTCTTCTAAGTACCAATTGCAACCTGG GTCTGAAGCTGTATTCATCCAGACAATCGTCAAAGATGTTGTCGCCTTATCCAACCCAACCACCACCCCCTTGAACGTCCCTTCCTACTCTGTAGGCATCCAATCTCGACTCCGAGATGTTGACATCTGGTTAAAAGATGCTTCTACTGATGCTAGGCTCGGAGTCATTTCTGGCATGGGAGGCATCGGCAAGACCGCTCTTGCCCAAGTTGCTTACAACATCAATCTCTCACATTTCGATGCTACCAGCTTTCTCCCAAATATAAGACTATCTTCTCAACTAGATTCTGCCCGAACCCAGCTCCTTGCAGACATCCACAAGGGCGGCATGGATCAGGATCCCCTACGCCCTAAAAGGGTCCTCGTTGTTCTTGACGATCTACTGCTGCCTGATCAGCTCGATGCCTTGGTGCCACGGCCCGACCTATTTCCCAGAGGAAGTAAGATCATCGTAACCACACGCTCCGAGGGACTGCTAGATCATCTCAGCCATACATGCTTCAGGATCAAACCCTTGGATTTTCACGAATCTCTTCGCCTCTTCTCTCTGCACGCCTTTTCACAAGATCTTCCTTTCCACGACCACTTGGAACTCTCACAAAGGCTTGTACAACATTGTGAAGGCCGCCCCTTAGCCCTCGAGGTCTTGGGCTCTACCCTGTTTGGCAAACCCTTGCCTTTGTGGGAAACCGCTTTAAAAGAGCTGGAAGCAATCGCGGATGGACGGACCCGCAAAGCATTTCAGGCTCCCGACCGCACCTCATCTCATACCACGACTCAGTCT GAAACCCTCACAACTGAAAAATCTCTACTCTTCAAGAAAGAAGCACTTGGAAAACGCAAGCGTCtggatgattatgatgatgtaTCAACGCCAACAGCCGAAAAAACGCCAAGAGTGTTCAAGCGTTTGTTGCGTGGCCTCTTCTCCTGGTTAAAGCCAGCTACTTCCTCGGCAAAAGTCCCCTCGGAGCAGGGCAG TAGTTCTCTGTTGATTTCTACCATAAGAAAACAACTGGGATGTGAAAGCAGAAACGCGGGTTCGCGAGTTCCCAGCCTTCTTGATGATGCTTCcactgctgctgctgctactgATGATCATGATGACGCCACTTCAATGTATAGCAGTGGCAGTTCAGATGCTAGCTCGGCTATGTTTGatgctgttgctgctgctggATGTGGGAATTCTACTTCGGTGGCCATGCCAAGCAATGCTTCTGAAATTCAAG ACCTCCTACTTTCCGAGTCAATATTCATACTATCTGACATCGTACTCTATGTGGTACGAACAACTGCCAATTTTAAAGCTGAATTGGCGCAACTCCAACATACTTTAGAGAGAATAATTCCAATAGTTGAGGATGCCATAAAGGGGAATCAGAAACTGAATCGTACAGAGCAACAGTCGAAAATGTTCTTAAATGACATACAGGATGCTCAAAAACTTGTCTGCAAATGCTTAAAAATCAGGGGGAATTTCATCAAGAAGTTCACAGTTTCATTGAAGCTAAAAGATGTCAATGACAAGCTGAGACGTTTCTTTCAAGTCGAAGTTCAAGCAGATTGGATGCAGGACATCAAGCAGATACTTGCAGAAGTGAGTGATGTTAAGCAAAGACTAGATGCTTTGTCTTCTGATGTGAGGAAAGAAATAGAAAGATATGAATTAAGTGAAAGGGGAAAGTTGGGTTGGCGAGTTCCTGTCCTTCCTAAAAGCATCGTGGTATTTGATGAACCATTAAAAAATCTGAAGGTGAAGATTCTTTCTGACATTGAAGACATTGATGCTGTATCTCCTAGAAATGGTAATGATGCTTCCATCTATAGAtctattgttgttgttgtcgcTGGTGGTGGATGTGGTAAGACTACTTTAGTAACCATGTTATGCCATGATTCTGAAATTCGAG CGAAATTTGGGGCGAATATCTTCTTCGTGACAGTTTCAAAAGCACCCAACCTGATGGTAATTGTCAATGATCTTTTTAATCCAAATTCCTTCGGTCAACCAGTATCATTTCAAAGCAATGAAGATGCAAAGTATAAGTTGAGGAACTTTATGCGTGTGAAAGTCTCAACTCCGATGCTTCTAGTATTAGATGATGTGTG CGATGCAGATGCCAAGACTCTCTTCTACCGTTCGGTACTTACTGAAAGCAAGAAGACTCCAAAAGCTACTATTGATGGGAATCTTGTGAATCAG ATGGTGGAATGTTGTAAGAAACATCCACTCACCCTTTTAGTGGTTGGCGGTTTCTTAAAAGGGAGGGATGAGTTATGGTGGAGATATGTGCTAAAAACAATGTCTCTTGATATGAGGGTTCTAGATCTGAATAATAAAGTACATATCTATCTAGAATTAAGCTATCAGAACATGGATGATGAACTGAAGGAATGCTACTTGGACTTTGGGTTATTCCCAGAAGATCAACGGATTTCTGCTAGAGCACTCCAAGATATGTGGGTGCATCTATACAACCATGATGAAGAGGGATGTGATACCCTTAAAAAACTCGTTGGTCTTTCTTTCAGAAATCTTACCTCTATTGG TCCTAGGAGTGAATCGGGTGCAGTGGTCAACTATTGTGACCAGCAATTTGTTACACAACACGATCTGCTGAGAGAGCTTGCTATTCGTTTGAGTAGCAAAGCAGAAGTACCAGTTGCAGAGAGAAAAAGGTTGATTATACATGCACATGGAGAAGACCTGCCTGTATCTATTAGACAAGCTAAAAAGCCTATGCAAGCCCTCGTATTGTCAATCTTCACAG GAGAGTGGTTCTCTTCAAAATGGTGGAACATGAAGGCCCCATTTGCTAAAGTTatgattttgaatttcatgtcACCGACCTACTCCTTACCCCCCTTCTTGAAGGAAATGCCAAAATTGGaagttttacattttaaaaacaATGGTTCACAACCGACTGTCATTGTGAATTTAAACCATCTCAGCCATTTATCCAATCTAAAAAGAATTAGGTTTGAACATGTTACAATACCCTCCATAGGCACATCCTTTTTATCTTTGGTGAACTTGCAGCAATTATCATTCATAGAATGCAAAATAGGCAGTGCTTTTGAAAATGTCAGCAGCAACAACTTGAAATTCTTGCCGAGACTGGATAAAATCGAGATAGATTATTGCCAAGACCTAGTGGAATATCCAGGTTTAATGTGTAGCAGTGTCCATCTTCAGAAGTTGAGCATAACAAATTGCAAGGAGTTGTGTTGGGTTCACGAAGACTTAATCAAGTTGACTAGTTTGGAAACGCTGAGTCTTCGTTCTTGTAAGAAACTGAAAGAGTTGCCTGAATCATTAACAAGACTTGAAAAATTAAGCATCATAGATATTTCTTATTGTTTAAGGTTGAGTGAGTTGCCAAAACAGATGGGAAAGCTAGGTGGTCTACGTACTATTTATATGGAAGGTTGTACAAGAATTATTAAACTGCCAACATCTATACAAGAGATATCTCACAGACTTGTGGTTGTATGCAATGAAGAAATATCTTATCTGTGGAAGGATTTTTATAATGTGGAGATATATCTTGTGGAAAATGGCAGAATAAAACTGCTACAAGGCAGGGGTCCTGTTCAAGCATTCGTGCAGAATATGGAAAAGATAGATCCGatgaaaaaaaatagtttagaaTTGCTGAAGGGCAGGAGGAAGGCCGTACAAATATTGGTGCAGAACAGTAAGAAGATGGATCCCCTCAATGCAGATagcttcaaaatttgttag